The Brevibacillus humidisoli DNA segment ATGATATCCTCTGTCCGTTCGCGTAAAGGCGGGATTGTAATCGGCACAACGTTGAGCCGGAAGAATAAATCTTGCCGAAAGGTTTTTTTCCGCACCATCTCTTCCAGATTTCGATTGGTGGCGGCGATCAGTCGGAAGTCCACCTTTTTGATCGCGGTCCCCCCTACGCGATAGAATTGCTTTTCTTGAATAAATTTTAGTACCTTCACTTGATTGGCAAACGATAATTCACCGATTTCATCGAGAAACAAGGTACCTCCTTCGGCCAATTCGGCAAAACCAAGCTTGCCCTTTTTATTGGCCCCAGTAAATGAACCCGTCTCATAACCGAAAAACTCCGCTTCAAACAGCGATTCCGGAATCGCTCCACAGTTTACTTCAATAAAAGGGCCGCTGCGGCGCGGGCTTTTTTGGTGAATAAACTTGGCGATGAGCGACTTCCCTACACCTGACTCACCTAACAAGAGCACATTTACATCAACCTCGGCGATCTGCAGTGCTGTATCAATCACGTTTCGCATCTTTGCACTGTTTGCGATCACGCCATCGACCAGGTAGCTGCGGCTTCTCATCAGTTCCAATTCACTTTTTACACGCTGCATCTCGTCTTTCATCTCAATCAGGTACTTTTCCATTTCCAACAATTCGGTCACGTCATGAGAGTAGCTGACGATGCGAACCAGGTCATTATTGGGATCAAACACCGGGATTCCGGTAACCAGCAGCTTTTTTCCGGTCTGCGTGGTTTGAATAAACGTTGTCTTCTTCCTGTTTTTGATCACAATGGGAGTAGCCAGCGGCGTAAACAAGCCTTCCTTTTCCAAGTCGTAAACAGACTTTCCGATCAAATCCTCCGAGTTGACGTCATAGATGGAGCCGGTCGCCTCACTTACCTTGAGAATGATTCCTTCGGTATTGGTGACCAATATATCATCCTTCAATGAGTGGAGAATGGCTTCGTATTCGTTCCATTTTTTCTTTCGCGTGCCCATGGTGACACTCCCCCCTTGCGCTTCCTATCCAAAAATGAATAGTTGCTGATCCCACCTCTCCAATCATCACGGTGCAGCTGAATTCATCGCAATTATTCGTTTTTTGATATATTATACAATTTAGAATAATAGGATTGCTACCGCATCTTCACCGAATCATCACAGCAAATCATGCAACGCTTCACAACCGAATCTTTTGATTCTGTGAGGACAAAAGCGCACGCTACTATAAGGGGAACAACACCAAAAACTCGCATCTCACATAGACGGTACAAATGACGTAGCGGTAGACAACGAGGAAAACAAAACATTCCTTGGCGACCATCCGCCATTAGACTGACGAGAACGATACAGCAATCTTGTGTTATGTCAGCTGCTTATACACCCCGTGCTTGATCATCCCAATCCATTCGCTCATTTCTTCGTGGAACATCTGTAAGGCATGTAATCCCTTATCCTGTTTGTCGTAATGCTCGCGAACGTGCTGCCTGGTTAGAGCCTCAACTGATGTGAGCAAAAAGTGAAGCACTTTTTCCGGAGAGACCCCATGTTGAAACCGTGATACGTCCACTCCACTCAGAAACAAAGGCGTATACCTTTGAAAGAAATCTGATTCTCTCTGCTTGATCTCGTCTTTACATTCTCCGGGCCGGTCAACGAAGGTAGTGACAGCCATATGATAAGCGGACGGCTCTTCAAAAAATAAGGTCATCTTAGCCATGTGGATCTCAATAAAACGCTGCAGCATGTCATCTGACAGGGACGGCAGCCGGGCGTCAAGATAAGCAAAGAAATATTCTATGCAAGCGTCTACCACATAGAGAAACAATGTTTTTTTATTGGAAAAGAAATGAAACAGCATCCCTTTGGATACACCCGCCCTCTTTACGATGTGATTGGTCGATGCTAGTTCGTATCCTTTATCGGCAAACTCTTGCAAGGCTGCTTCCACGATCTTTCGTTTGTTTGGTTCCATCTGGTCGGGCCAAAGGAGGGACATCATCTTCATCACCTTTCCTGCGTTTTATCGGTTCGTTGTGATCTTCATACTGGTATCGTACACGACATTGACCACCTGGTCAAAATCAGATATGATAATTATACGCATTTGACCAAGTGGTCAATATGCGTTCGCGAACGGCAACACGGCATCTGATTCTTTTACCGTGAAAGGAGAACCCCATGAAACAAAGGTTACTGCTCTGCTGTCGGCTGCTTCTCGGAATCATCTTCACCGGCGCTGGAATAAACGGTTATCTTGTGATTTTAGGGTACCAGCCGATTTTCCCTACCAGTCCAGAGGCCGAAAAACTGCTGCAAGGATATTTACTCGTACTGGAGAAAACACCTGAACTGATTTGTGGACTCATGCTCTGTTTCAACTTTTTGGTACCTCTCGCCTTGCTCATCCTGGCCCCTCTCGCGGTCAACATCATCGCCTTTCATGTATTTGTCGATGCCGAGCTCCTGCCCTTGGGCCTGCTCGTTTTCTTACTGGAGTGTTTGCTATTGTGGGCCTACCGTAATCATTATCAAGGGGTGTTTCAGGATCGTGCATCTGCGGGACGAAGCGGCAAAAAACTGCATCTGTGAGAGTCTGTAGGAAGAGATCCCCATACATGTTCATCACGCGTGGCTTATTTTCAGACTCCTTCCTGGTAGTTTGATGTTGAAGTTCCACTCATCTTTGAGAGATAATCAAGTAAAAGGCAAACACGCAATCATGAGAATAGAGAATAGACGTGATTTTTCCGATACCGCTTAACAGGAGGTACGCTCGTGTCCATCTTGATATCCAACTACGATAACTGGGAGCGTCATAAGCACTACAAGCGATTACATGACAAAAACCTGGTCGCAAAAAAGTATTACTGTTCCATGTGCTCTACGGATTATTGGCTGGAGGAGAAACCAGACACTTGTCCCGATGATGCCTGCAAAGGAAGAAGCCTAATTGATACCGGCATTAAAAAATATGTGGAAAACTATACTTCCCGAACCGTCACTAAAATACGTTAGGCCGCTCAATTAAGGTGAGCGGCCAGTCTTTTCCTCGGATACCTTCTCTCATCATCAAAGCAACCAATAATCTATATGGAAGCATGGCGACTGTCGTCAAGTCATTTGTCCTATCTGCTGAAGGAGAAATGCAGGGTATCGCACAACAAACGAGGGGGCGTTTCCGCCCCACTTACATTAATCCCAAGCAAATCTTTGTTCTTTCCACGGGTCTCCATACATATGATAGCCGTTCTTCTCCCAGAAGCCCGGCTTATCCTTTTCCAAAAACTCCACTCCCCGTACCCACTTGGCACTTTTCCAGAAGTAGAGATGCGGAACGACGAACCGCAACGGATAGCCGTGATCAGGAGTGAGCGGTTCACCGTTGTGCTTTACAGCAAACAGATTGCCTGGACGCATAAAGTCTTCAAGCGGCATGTTCGCTGTCCATCCTTGTTCGGCGTGGAGCATCACGTACTTTACTTCCGGTTTGACTCCTGCCAGTTTGACCACTTCTTCTACCGGTACGCCCTCCCAGAGATTGTCCAGCTTGCTCCAGCCTGTGACGCAGTGAATATCGTTGGTCACTTGCGTCATCGGCAGGGAAGTCAACTGTTCATAAGTAAGGGTCGTCTCCTTTTCCACCAGGCCGAAAATGCGAAAATCCCACTTGCTCAAGTCTGCATAGGTTGGCACATCTCCATAGTGGAGCACGGGAAAACCGGTGGTTACTTTCTGATTGGGCGGTACGCGATTTTGCGTATCGTCCGTTTTCTTGGTAAATACCATCCTTCTTACTCCTTTCACAATCCAGTCTGCTCACCATCAGATCAAACCATGCATCAGTCTGGGGATAAGCGGTCTCAGCGAGGAACCAGAATGGCATGATCCACCTTGATGCAGCGATCCATGACCACCTCGATGCCATTTTGCTTAGCCAGTTGGGCAGCTTCTTCGTTGACGATGCCCTGCTGCATCCACAACACTTTGGGCTTGATCTTCACCGCGTCTTCAGCGACCGGCATCACCTGCTCGCTGCGGCGGAAGACGTTGACGATATCGACCGGCTCATGGATGTCAGCAAGCGAACCAACCACTTCTTCGCCTAACACGGTCTCGCCTGCAATGGTCGGATTGACCGGAATCACACGATACCCTGCCTGCTGGAGCGCCTCTGCGATCATGTAGCTGGTTCTTTCCGGTTTGTTGGAGCATCCTACGACAGCAATCGTTTTCGCGTTTTGCAGGATCTCACGACGTGCATCATCACTGGGATTTTGGATCATATGAAATCATTCCTCCTCAGAAATAATGGATGAACCAAATGCTTGCCCCCCGGTCTTCGTCAAACCGGAGTTTGAACAAACCGCAGCCTATCCGTGTCAACATAGAAAAGGATGGAACAGAGACTACTCGCTGCGTCCCAGCACAAACTGGGCGAGCGTGCGCGTCATCACACCAGTCGCGCCGGCAGGATTGATGTCAGTGGCCGAACTGACGTACGCGGTGCCGGCGATATCCAGATGAACCCACGGCGTATCTTCTGCGAACACCTGCAAAAAGACTCCCCCGATAATACCGTGTCCATTGCGGCCGCCGGAGTTCTTTATGTCTGCTACGCTTGACTTGTTCAACTCATGATATTCTTCAAACGTAGGCAGCTGCCACAGGCGTTCACCAGCATGTTCCGCACTGGACAAGAGTTCGTCTGCCATCGGCTGGTTGTTGGTCATTGCCCCGCTGCAAACGTTGCCCAAGGCTACGACAATCCCACCTGTAAGCGTTGCACAGTCGATCAGACAGTCTACCCCCTGCTCCTTGGCGTAGGTGATGCAGTCGGCCAGCACCAGCCTCCCTTCTGCGTCCGTCGTGATGATCTCTACTGTTTTACCACTCATCGTGGTGATGACATCGCCTGGTTTGTATGCTGTACTGGATGGCATGTTTTCTACACAGCCAATCACGGCCATTACATTGACCTTCGGCTTCAGGCGGCCAATCGCTTCCATCGCCCCAATCACAGCGGCAGATCCCCCCATGTCCGACTTCATCTCCTGCATGCCGGCCACAGGTTTGATCGAGATGCCGCCCGTGTCAAATGTGACGCCTTTGCCGATCAGTCCAATCACACGATCCCATGTTTTGCGCCCCTGGTATTTGAGGACCACCACATAAGGCGGTTCAGCGCTGCCCTGGGCCACGGAGAGTACACCTCCCATCTTTAACGCTTTCAGCGTTTCCCTATCCAGCACTTCGTATTCCATACCGTAGCGCTCTGCTACTGCCACCGCCTGGTTTTTCAGCTCCTCCGGGGTCAGATAGTTCCCCGGCATATTTACCAGATCACGAGCCAGGTTGGTTCCTTTGGAAAGGGCCTCGCCCCTGCTTTTGCCCTGTTCCGCAGCTACCAGAGAATCGGTTGCTGCCAGCAGCGTTACACTGGCAAACGGCATTTTCTGCCTCGGCTTTTGGCGATAGCCTTCATATGTATACGAAGCCAGACAAAATGCTTCCGTTACAGCCTGGGTGCAGCGCTCGGCAGAGAGTGAACCGTGATCAGGCAGTACACAGACAACTTGTCTGCTTTCCGCTTTGGGTGCAATCCTCTTGACACCTCTGGCAAACGCGTTGCGCACCCTGACATAATCAAGCTGCTTTCTGTCGCCTAGACCGACGAACAGAATCCGTCTGGCCGCTGTCTTGCCGAGAGTATGGACGACAGTGATGCTCTTATAATCAGCAGACAGTTCTTTTTCCATCACTAGTTGATGCAACGCACCGTCCAGCTTTTCGTTGAGTAGGGCAAGTTCTTCACTCCACTCCTCATCCTTAAACAGACCGACGACCAAGTCATCGCATGGAATCGTCGTGATCTGCTCACGTTTTTCCTCAACTTTTATCATCTTTACCTCCTCATGTCTCATCAGGGTGTACCAACCGTTCAAATCTGTATCGAGGCAAGGGCTTCTGCTTCGCTTCCTCGTAGGGGATGCTGTCTGTATCCGGCAGCAACCGCATACAGTCGTCTATATAGGAAATGACCGGACCCAGCTTCAGATCCCAATAGACGGGCAGATAGCGCGTCAAGTACTTGCGAGCATTGCCAAGCATCCAGCGCGCCCCTTTCACATTGCCGCACTCGTAGTGATACAACCCCACCGCCAACTGCAGCAATCCCTGCAGAAATTTGTTCGTTTTGTCCTCCATCCAGATCTCTTCGAGCAGATCGTGGCACTCGTAATACTCACCGGCGTCAAACTTGTGAAAAAACTGATCGTACTGTTCCGGATAACGCTCCGCCATCATCCAACCCTCTTTGCATCTGCGGTCTCTTTACCATCATATCACAATACGGTTTGCCGCTCATAGGTGAGAGACGCTTACAAATGTCAGCTTGATCTGTCCATTTTGCCAAAACGAGGAGAAACCTGTTGCAGGAGTGTGATACAATACACGTGTCGGCAGACCCTACAGAGAATGGTCGCTAATCCTTACGAAAACTTCACGGATGACCATCGATCCAATCTGCTACAATATAAGAAGCAACTTGCCCCGTAAGGAGAAAGGAACGAGTCTTGAGCATGGCCGATATTCTTGAAAACTACCCTCTCTGGGCCGCACTGGTCGCGATCGGTCTCGCCCAGTTTGTAAAAATCCCGCTGCACTTTTTAGCGAGCAAATCGTGGCAGTGGTCGCTTTTATTTAGTACCGGGGGTATGCCCAGTTCCCACTCATCAGCCGTTACCGCGCTGTCCACTGCAGTCGGCATTCGCGAAGGATTCGCAAGCAGCGCGTTTGCGATCTCAGCCATTATCGGGATTATTGTCATGTTTGACGCGGCCGGAGTGCGGCGCCATGCTGGAATGCAGGCAGAGGTACTTAACAAGCTGGTTGATGAATTCAACCACTTGCTGGAGGGTATGAAGACGTTCAAAGTGCAGCCGAGACAGGAGAAGGCAAAAAAATTGAAAGAGCTTCTCGGTCATCAGCCAATTGAAGTATTTATGGGCGGCTGGCTTGGCATCATCATCGCCCTGCTGGTCTATCTGTTCTTTGCTTGATGCCGGTCGTCGTCTCCTGCAGTACACTCTATAGGGGGGAGTACGATGAGAATCGTTTCAATTTGTCCAAGCAACACGGAGATTTTGTACTATCTTGGACTGGGAGAACAAGTAGTGGGCCTCGACGATCACTCCGACTGGCCGCCCGAGTGGCAGCACCTGCCGCGAGTCGGACCTGACCTGACGATCGACATGGATAAAGTGGAGGCCCTCAAGCCCGATCTGGTCGTCGCTTCGCTCAGTGTACCGGGTATGGAGAAAAACGTCGAACAATTGGAAAAACGGAAGCTGCCGCATATTGTGCTAAATCCCTCCCGAATCGAGCAAATCCCCGAGGACATTGAGGTAATCGGAGACGCAGCGGATTGTAAGGCGAAGGCAAAGCAGGTGGCAGATCAGTTTCGCTTTAGAGTGGAAACCATCCGCAAGATCACGGCAAACGTGCAGCATCGGCCCAAACTGTACTGGGAATGGTGGCCGAACCCGATTTATACACCCGGTAGAGACAACTGGCTCACCGATGTGAGCGAACTGGCAGGAGCCCGCAACGTGTTCGACGACTTCTCTTTCGACAATGTCAAAGCGACAACACAGATGGTGCAAGAACGCGATCCTGATCACATCTGTGTCGTCTGGTGCGGGATACAGTTGAAACGGATCAAGCCTGAGATGATTACGGGACGTTCTGATTGGCAGGGAATCTCCGCGATCGTGCAAAATCAGGTCCATCTGCTGGAGGAGGGGCTGTACTGCCGCCCTTCGCCGCGCATCCTGCAGGGACTGGAACAACTGGTTTCCCTGATCCATCCCGACCTGGCGATCCCCTCTTAGGAGGTTATTTTTTCCCAAATGAGAAAAACGTCCAACATGCAGCGTTACACCAGCATGTCTAGACGTTTTTCTCAACACATCGCCTGTATCAGCCAATCCGGGGACTGTCATCATTGCTTGTTCTGCAGACGGGCCATAGCAGCGACTCCTTCCTCGTACAGAGCTTGGTACATCGTCTCGG contains these protein-coding regions:
- a CDS encoding TetR/AcrR family transcriptional regulator translates to MSLLWPDQMEPNKRKIVEAALQEFADKGYELASTNHIVKRAGVSKGMLFHFFSNKKTLFLYVVDACIEYFFAYLDARLPSLSDDMLQRFIEIHMAKMTLFFEEPSAYHMAVTTFVDRPGECKDEIKQRESDFFQRYTPLFLSGVDVSRFQHGVSPEKVLHFLLTSVEALTRQHVREHYDKQDKGLHALQMFHEEMSEWIGMIKHGVYKQLT
- a CDS encoding cobalamin-binding protein, whose product is MRIVSICPSNTEILYYLGLGEQVVGLDDHSDWPPEWQHLPRVGPDLTIDMDKVEALKPDLVVASLSVPGMEKNVEQLEKRKLPHIVLNPSRIEQIPEDIEVIGDAADCKAKAKQVADQFRFRVETIRKITANVQHRPKLYWEWWPNPIYTPGRDNWLTDVSELAGARNVFDDFSFDNVKATTQMVQERDPDHICVVWCGIQLKRIKPEMITGRSDWQGISAIVQNQVHLLEEGLYCRPSPRILQGLEQLVSLIHPDLAIPS
- a CDS encoding DUF309 domain-containing protein; translation: MAERYPEQYDQFFHKFDAGEYYECHDLLEEIWMEDKTNKFLQGLLQLAVGLYHYECGNVKGARWMLGNARKYLTRYLPVYWDLKLGPVISYIDDCMRLLPDTDSIPYEEAKQKPLPRYRFERLVHPDET
- a CDS encoding sigma-54 interaction domain-containing protein; translated protein: MGTRKKKWNEYEAILHSLKDDILVTNTEGIILKVSEATGSIYDVNSEDLIGKSVYDLEKEGLFTPLATPIVIKNRKKTTFIQTTQTGKKLLVTGIPVFDPNNDLVRIVSYSHDVTELLEMEKYLIEMKDEMQRVKSELELMRSRSYLVDGVIANSAKMRNVIDTALQIAEVDVNVLLLGESGVGKSLIAKFIHQKSPRRSGPFIEVNCGAIPESLFEAEFFGYETGSFTGANKKGKLGFAELAEGGTLFLDEIGELSFANQVKVLKFIQEKQFYRVGGTAIKKVDFRLIAATNRNLEEMVRKKTFRQDLFFRLNVVPITIPPLRERTEDIIPLIDRLLTQFSKKYHRKRELHEDVLKRLLSIEWKGNVRELINLIERLVVTSSSPVITLKDLPDAYASPIPAISLPGESDDHPRTMKEMLEEYEREILARAKTVCKTQTEMAKVLGISQPSIVRKLQKYGL
- a CDS encoding leucyl aminopeptidase, whose translation is MIKVEEKREQITTIPCDDLVVGLFKDEEWSEELALLNEKLDGALHQLVMEKELSADYKSITVVHTLGKTAARRILFVGLGDRKQLDYVRVRNAFARGVKRIAPKAESRQVVCVLPDHGSLSAERCTQAVTEAFCLASYTYEGYRQKPRQKMPFASVTLLAATDSLVAAEQGKSRGEALSKGTNLARDLVNMPGNYLTPEELKNQAVAVAERYGMEYEVLDRETLKALKMGGVLSVAQGSAEPPYVVVLKYQGRKTWDRVIGLIGKGVTFDTGGISIKPVAGMQEMKSDMGGSAAVIGAMEAIGRLKPKVNVMAVIGCVENMPSSTAYKPGDVITTMSGKTVEIITTDAEGRLVLADCITYAKEQGVDCLIDCATLTGGIVVALGNVCSGAMTNNQPMADELLSSAEHAGERLWQLPTFEEYHELNKSSVADIKNSGGRNGHGIIGGVFLQVFAEDTPWVHLDIAGTAYVSSATDINPAGATGVMTRTLAQFVLGRSE
- a CDS encoding CoA-binding protein — its product is MIQNPSDDARREILQNAKTIAVVGCSNKPERTSYMIAEALQQAGYRVIPVNPTIAGETVLGEEVVGSLADIHEPVDIVNVFRRSEQVMPVAEDAVKIKPKVLWMQQGIVNEEAAQLAKQNGIEVVMDRCIKVDHAILVPR
- a CDS encoding divergent PAP2 family protein, whose translation is MADILENYPLWAALVAIGLAQFVKIPLHFLASKSWQWSLLFSTGGMPSSHSSAVTALSTAVGIREGFASSAFAISAIIGIIVMFDAAGVRRHAGMQAEVLNKLVDEFNHLLEGMKTFKVQPRQEKAKKLKELLGHQPIEVFMGGWLGIIIALLVYLFFA
- a CDS encoding sulfite oxidase-like oxidoreductase, with the protein product MVFTKKTDDTQNRVPPNQKVTTGFPVLHYGDVPTYADLSKWDFRIFGLVEKETTLTYEQLTSLPMTQVTNDIHCVTGWSKLDNLWEGVPVEEVVKLAGVKPEVKYVMLHAEQGWTANMPLEDFMRPGNLFAVKHNGEPLTPDHGYPLRFVVPHLYFWKSAKWVRGVEFLEKDKPGFWEKNGYHMYGDPWKEQRFAWD